From one Aminivibrio sp. genomic stretch:
- a CDS encoding bifunctional 3,4-dihydroxy-2-butanone-4-phosphate synthase/GTP cyclohydrolase II yields MTALCGDDRISGEVFSSIEEAVEDIRNGRMVIVVDDDCRENEGDLIIAASLVTADDINFMVRQARGLVCVPLESGITRRLRLEPMVREGTDRQGTAFLVTVDAKDGCTTGISAEERARTARALADPSSSPDDFYRPGHMFPLAARQGGVLKRAGHTEAAVDLATLAGLPPAGVICEIMNEDGTMARLPDLVTFAAKNGMKIISIEDLIAYRSKREKLVEKIARVELPTSRGFFTAHAYRNVNDDNLDHVHMALVKGAVEGKKDVLVRVHSECLTGDVFGSLRCDCGPQLAKAMEMIEAEGQGVLLYMRQEGRGIGIAEKLKAYQLQEKGMDTVEANVALGYPADLRDYGIGAQILQDLGVGSIRLITNNPRKVVGLQGHGLEIVERIPLIIPPNRFNERYLGTKELKLGHLFHVRDILS; encoded by the coding sequence ATGACCGCTCTGTGCGGGGACGACCGGATCAGCGGCGAAGTGTTCAGTTCCATCGAGGAGGCCGTGGAGGATATCAGGAACGGCAGAATGGTGATCGTGGTGGACGACGACTGCAGGGAAAACGAGGGCGATCTCATAATCGCCGCTTCCCTTGTCACAGCGGACGACATCAATTTTATGGTGAGACAAGCCCGGGGGCTTGTCTGCGTTCCCCTGGAAAGCGGAATTACCCGGCGGCTTCGACTGGAGCCCATGGTCAGGGAAGGAACGGACAGGCAAGGCACCGCCTTTCTCGTGACAGTGGACGCCAAGGATGGCTGTACCACGGGCATATCCGCCGAGGAACGGGCGAGAACCGCCCGGGCCCTGGCCGACCCGTCCTCGTCTCCGGATGACTTTTACCGCCCGGGGCACATGTTCCCCCTGGCGGCCCGGCAGGGGGGGGTGCTCAAGCGGGCGGGACACACGGAGGCGGCGGTGGACCTGGCCACCCTCGCCGGCTTGCCCCCGGCGGGGGTGATCTGCGAGATCATGAACGAGGACGGCACCATGGCCCGCCTGCCCGACCTGGTGACCTTCGCAGCGAAGAACGGCATGAAGATCATTTCCATCGAGGACCTGATCGCCTACCGGAGCAAGCGGGAGAAGCTGGTGGAGAAGATCGCGAGGGTTGAGCTTCCCACCTCCCGAGGCTTTTTCACCGCCCATGCCTACCGGAACGTGAATGACGACAATCTCGACCACGTGCACATGGCCCTCGTGAAGGGAGCTGTGGAGGGAAAAAAGGACGTCCTCGTGAGAGTTCATTCCGAATGCCTCACCGGCGACGTGTTCGGCTCCCTGCGGTGCGACTGCGGTCCCCAGCTCGCCAAGGCCATGGAGATGATCGAGGCCGAAGGACAGGGAGTGCTTCTCTACATGCGCCAGGAAGGGCGGGGCATAGGGATCGCCGAAAAGCTCAAGGCCTACCAGCTCCAGGAAAAAGGTATGGATACGGTGGAGGCGAACGTGGCCCTGGGATATCCAGCCGACCTGAGAGATTACGGCATCGGTGCCCAGATCCTCCAGGATCTCGGCGTGGGGAGCATCCGGCTTATCACCAACAACCCGAGAAAAGTGGTGGGACTCCAGGGACACGGCCTGGAGATCGTGGAGCGGATTCCCCTGATCATTCCGCCGAACCGTTTCAACGAACGGTATCTCGGCACGAAGGAATTAAAGCTCGGACATCTCTTTCACGTCCGGGATATCCTGAGTTAA
- the serS gene encoding serine--tRNA ligase, with protein sequence MLDIRWIRSNADEVRQFLANRNNDMDIGPLLGLDEERRSLLTESEELKARRNEGSRKVGAARAKGEDTSAVMEEMRVIGDRIKDIDARISEIDGKISDILLSLPNRPHDSVPVGKDENDNTEVRRWGEPKEFSFEPKPHWDLGEALGIMDFEKGASLAQSRFTVLKGLGARLERALLNFMLDLHTEKHGYLEVQPPFMVNSKTMRGTGQLPKFAEDLYKCENDDLWLIPTAEVPLTNLHAEEILDEGRLPLYYTAYTPCFRREAGAYGRDVRGMLRQHQFDKVEMVKISLPETSYDELEKLTDNAEEVLRALGIPHRTICLCTGDMGFGASKTYDVEVWLPSQHKYREISSCSNCEDFQARRMNTRFRPADGGKPRFVHTLNGSGIAIGRTLIAVLENFQREDGSIGIPEVLVPYMGGITEIR encoded by the coding sequence ATGCTTGACATTCGGTGGATCCGCTCCAACGCGGATGAAGTCAGACAGTTCCTGGCGAACAGGAACAACGATATGGATATCGGGCCGCTCCTCGGACTCGACGAGGAGCGGCGCTCCCTGCTCACCGAGAGCGAGGAACTGAAGGCCCGCAGAAACGAAGGATCCCGGAAGGTCGGGGCAGCCAGGGCCAAGGGGGAAGACACTTCCGCCGTTATGGAGGAGATGCGGGTCATAGGCGACAGGATAAAGGACATCGACGCCCGCATTTCCGAGATCGACGGGAAGATTTCGGACATCCTCCTTTCCCTTCCGAACCGCCCCCATGATTCCGTACCGGTGGGGAAGGACGAGAACGACAACACCGAGGTCCGGCGCTGGGGTGAGCCGAAGGAGTTTTCCTTCGAGCCGAAGCCTCACTGGGATCTGGGCGAGGCCCTGGGGATCATGGACTTCGAGAAGGGGGCCTCCCTTGCCCAGAGCCGCTTCACGGTCCTGAAAGGACTGGGGGCACGGCTTGAACGGGCCCTGCTGAACTTCATGCTCGACCTTCATACGGAGAAGCACGGGTACTTGGAGGTGCAGCCGCCCTTCATGGTGAATTCGAAGACCATGCGGGGAACCGGACAGCTTCCCAAGTTCGCCGAAGACCTGTATAAATGCGAGAACGACGACCTCTGGCTTATCCCCACCGCAGAGGTGCCCCTCACCAACCTCCACGCCGAGGAAATTCTCGACGAGGGCCGGCTTCCCCTGTACTACACGGCCTATACCCCCTGTTTCCGCAGGGAGGCCGGGGCCTACGGCCGGGACGTGAGGGGAATGCTCAGGCAGCACCAGTTCGACAAGGTGGAGATGGTGAAGATCTCCCTGCCGGAGACCAGCTACGATGAGCTGGAAAAACTGACCGACAACGCCGAGGAGGTCCTCAGGGCACTCGGAATTCCCCACAGGACCATCTGTCTCTGCACGGGCGACATGGGGTTCGGGGCGAGCAAAACCTACGACGTGGAAGTCTGGCTGCCCTCCCAGCACAAGTACAGGGAGATCAGCTCCTGCAGCAACTGCGAGGATTTCCAGGCAAGGAGGATGAATACCAGGTTCCGCCCGGCCGACGGAGGCAAGCCCCGGTTCGTCCATACCCTGAACGGTTCGGGCATCGCCATAGGCAGGACGCTTATCGCCGTTCTCGAGAACTTCCAGAGGGAAGACGGCTCCATCGGGATACCGGAAGTCCTCGTCCCCTACATGGGAGGCATCACGGAAATACGCTGA
- the ribE gene encoding 6,7-dimethyl-8-ribityllumazine synthase, giving the protein MKIIEGKLTGAGLRFCIVVSRFNSLFSEKLLEGAKDMLLRHDVSHHAIDVIRVPGAWELPLVAKEAALSGKYDAIIALGAVIRGDTPHFEYVSAEMSKGLASVAMTERIPVSFGVLTTDTMDQAVARSGSKGGNKGAEAALAAIETANIMNELRTGKEKEDHA; this is encoded by the coding sequence ATGAAAATCATAGAGGGAAAGCTCACCGGCGCAGGCCTACGGTTCTGCATCGTCGTGTCGCGGTTCAACAGCCTCTTCAGCGAGAAGCTGCTCGAGGGGGCAAAGGATATGCTTCTCCGGCATGACGTAAGCCATCATGCCATCGACGTCATAAGGGTCCCAGGCGCATGGGAGCTGCCCCTCGTGGCCAAAGAGGCGGCCCTGAGCGGGAAGTATGACGCCATCATCGCCCTGGGCGCGGTCATCCGGGGGGATACCCCCCACTTTGAATACGTCTCCGCCGAGATGTCCAAGGGACTGGCGTCGGTGGCCATGACCGAGCGGATTCCGGTGTCCTTCGGCGTGCTGACCACGGACACCATGGACCAGGCGGTGGCGCGGTCGGGCAGCAAGGGGGGCAACAAGGGAGCGGAGGCGGCCCTCGCCGCCATCGAGACCGCAAACATCATGAACGAGCTTCGCACCGGAAAGGAGAAGGAAGACCATGCTTGA
- a CDS encoding WecB/TagA/CpsF family glycosyltransferase codes for MTEVLFFVPAAVVLCFVLQRRCRKRMETAQYNYFRDILLVTAWILAALWAGSSVSRFIVGMAVFASLVGTCQHIRPHWGWKPVYLLVGFVFAVFGPKIGFIGLPDGQYHYFSPEVSIIVTALWVGVFPVLLQQLDNIPGMAGHLLAVSFSLLLLATVFSGQNLPDAFFMSLCGLAFLGVFWSRHGHMYRRMGESLSALWGILVAGTSVLGVSKGITFSTLMLLPLGLFAIPMVEASLHFAGLAFPSRSHGAAVVYRKLISRGLDHPSAVRFITSLCALCGAVIAISQLGNSMFMMLWVSATILFTGLAIMPFIRKMKENAELPLKPSIWSTSVDNVSMDYALAKTRAAAVSGKGVSLVATVNALAVMEAEKNGEYSAALRNSFLTLADGAGLVWALRFLGTPVQERVPGIDFMMRLTRTAAAEGLPVYLLGAREEAVKGAAEALKAQYPGLVIAGWRNGYFDPTDASVAADIRDSGAKILFVAMGVPRQEVWVRKNAHLLGDMVAVGVGGAFDVVSGMLRRAPEAWQKLGLEWFFRLLQEPWRWKRDLDLFLFISRVFLTKIGLRPYRENRSIE; via the coding sequence ATGACCGAGGTTTTATTTTTCGTTCCCGCTGCGGTGGTACTCTGCTTTGTTCTGCAGCGCCGCTGCAGAAAGCGAATGGAGACTGCCCAGTACAACTATTTCCGGGACATCCTTCTCGTGACCGCGTGGATTCTTGCAGCTCTGTGGGCGGGAAGTTCCGTGTCCCGTTTCATCGTGGGGATGGCCGTTTTCGCCTCCCTTGTGGGGACATGCCAGCATATCCGGCCTCACTGGGGGTGGAAACCGGTCTATCTTCTCGTGGGCTTTGTTTTCGCCGTCTTCGGGCCCAAGATCGGCTTCATCGGCCTTCCCGACGGGCAATACCATTATTTTTCCCCTGAGGTCTCCATTATCGTGACGGCTCTGTGGGTGGGCGTTTTCCCCGTCCTTCTCCAGCAGCTGGACAACATTCCGGGAATGGCAGGCCATCTTCTCGCCGTCAGCTTCTCCCTGCTTCTTCTCGCCACGGTCTTCTCCGGCCAGAACCTTCCCGACGCCTTCTTCATGTCACTGTGCGGCCTTGCCTTCCTCGGCGTCTTCTGGAGCCGCCACGGTCACATGTACCGCCGCATGGGCGAATCCCTCTCGGCTCTCTGGGGAATTCTCGTGGCGGGTACCTCGGTGCTCGGGGTGAGCAAGGGAATTACCTTCAGCACTCTTATGCTTCTCCCCCTGGGACTCTTTGCCATCCCCATGGTGGAGGCGTCCCTGCATTTTGCCGGCCTGGCTTTCCCCTCCAGGTCCCACGGAGCGGCGGTGGTGTACCGCAAGCTCATCAGCCGGGGGCTCGACCACCCGAGCGCAGTACGCTTCATCACGTCTCTCTGTGCCCTCTGCGGAGCGGTCATCGCCATCTCGCAGCTTGGGAACTCCATGTTCATGATGCTGTGGGTCAGCGCCACCATCCTTTTCACAGGCCTTGCCATCATGCCTTTCATCCGGAAAATGAAGGAGAATGCTGAATTGCCTCTGAAACCTTCCATCTGGAGCACTTCGGTCGATAATGTCTCCATGGACTATGCCCTCGCCAAGACCCGGGCGGCGGCAGTTTCCGGCAAAGGGGTCTCCCTGGTGGCCACGGTGAATGCCCTTGCCGTAATGGAAGCGGAAAAGAACGGGGAATATTCCGCAGCCCTACGGAACTCGTTCCTGACTCTTGCCGATGGTGCAGGGCTTGTCTGGGCCCTTCGTTTCCTCGGCACCCCCGTCCAGGAAAGGGTGCCTGGAATTGACTTCATGATGCGCCTGACCCGGACGGCTGCTGCGGAAGGTTTGCCGGTATACCTTCTCGGGGCCAGAGAAGAAGCGGTGAAGGGGGCTGCTGAAGCCCTGAAGGCACAGTACCCCGGCCTCGTCATCGCCGGATGGAGGAACGGCTATTTCGACCCCACCGACGCCTCAGTTGCCGCGGATATTCGTGACAGCGGGGCGAAGATCCTCTTCGTGGCCATGGGTGTTCCCCGCCAGGAGGTCTGGGTCAGGAAAAACGCCCATCTCCTCGGCGACATGGTCGCCGTCGGGGTCGGCGGGGCCTTTGACGTGGTCTCCGGAATGCTGCGGCGGGCTCCGGAAGCGTGGCAGAAGCTCGGCCTCGAATGGTTTTTCCGCCTGCTGCAGGAGCCTTGGCGATGGAAGCGGGATCTCGATCTCTTCCTTTTTATCAGCAGGGTTTTCCTCACGAAGATCGGTCTGCGTCCCTACAGGGAAAACAGGAGCATCGAGTGA
- a CDS encoding V-type ATPase 116kDa subunit family protein produces the protein MIRKMVRLALWGVTGKRREIIEELHRLGVLHLEQGGLREGTESDRLNMLRLLRGKVLGLIESLGWDGWAALSEESIDYAEKLLSALPPEELAPEIERSLEEFGKRLAALLDEKTAAEDLLLRAKKAKDILCHFSAFFRREDTEDSGTAMLWLIPQNTVQQALGALHGAFSARGEPWGGRHHFVPDEKDALGVLALKVPQGLEEEAWEILSRWKALPLQLPSFCSGVATENFLPAVEEKIEELTGRIGALSGDLRRTSEEWGPRLAALFLFIDARTEQAAVEAGLDLSADTFTLHGWLPEDALDSTMSALKGRFGGDVLIQWRYPGEKEWSNVPTSLKNSSLCAPFELFLKLLRPPAYSGVDPTAAVALFFPFFSGCMIGDMGYGVLILLLSLRLKKAKRPLLRDIGSILIAVSLWSVVWGAAWGEFFGDAGHRLFHLEPLWLERSVSVLPVVVFTVALGAAHVFFGLLLGIYQGIRNRHRHVWMEKAGNLVVLLALVAGLTALRGKLPGGIFTVPLSLLVIGLALLIRGGGIGGIIETLGSIGNIISYVRIAAIGLSSAILAIVASKFLDVFGLSVFGIFLALMIHLLNFVLAIGGSGLHSARLHYVEFFSKFYSGTGKEYIPFQRRSGSSWKKHS, from the coding sequence GTGATACGGAAAATGGTCCGCCTTGCCCTCTGGGGGGTGACAGGCAAACGCCGGGAGATCATCGAGGAACTTCACAGGCTTGGCGTGCTCCATCTCGAACAGGGCGGTCTTCGTGAAGGGACCGAATCGGACAGGCTGAATATGTTGCGCCTGCTTCGGGGCAAGGTGCTGGGGCTCATCGAGTCCCTCGGATGGGATGGATGGGCGGCCCTTTCCGAAGAGAGCATCGACTATGCGGAAAAACTGCTTTCAGCCCTGCCGCCGGAGGAACTTGCCCCTGAAATCGAGAGAAGCCTCGAGGAATTCGGGAAACGTCTCGCCGCACTCCTCGACGAAAAAACGGCCGCCGAAGATCTCCTTCTCCGAGCGAAAAAGGCGAAGGATATCCTCTGCCATTTTTCCGCGTTTTTTCGGCGGGAAGATACCGAAGATTCGGGAACGGCAATGTTGTGGCTGATTCCGCAGAATACAGTCCAGCAGGCGCTCGGTGCCCTTCACGGAGCGTTTTCCGCCCGGGGAGAACCATGGGGTGGCCGGCACCATTTCGTCCCCGACGAAAAAGACGCCCTGGGCGTACTGGCTCTCAAGGTTCCCCAGGGTCTGGAAGAAGAGGCATGGGAGATTCTTTCCCGCTGGAAGGCCCTTCCCTTGCAACTTCCTTCGTTCTGTTCCGGCGTGGCCACGGAGAACTTCCTTCCCGCCGTTGAGGAAAAAATAGAAGAGCTTACCGGCCGTATCGGGGCCCTTTCCGGTGATCTGCGCCGGACGTCGGAGGAGTGGGGGCCCCGGCTTGCCGCTCTGTTCCTCTTCATCGACGCCCGAACGGAGCAGGCCGCGGTGGAAGCCGGTCTCGATCTCTCGGCGGACACCTTCACCCTCCACGGGTGGCTCCCGGAGGACGCCCTCGACTCCACGATGTCAGCCCTGAAAGGCCGGTTCGGCGGTGACGTGCTTATTCAGTGGAGGTACCCGGGGGAAAAGGAATGGAGCAATGTGCCCACCTCCCTGAAAAATTCGTCCTTGTGCGCCCCCTTCGAGCTGTTTCTGAAACTTCTGCGACCACCCGCCTATTCCGGGGTAGATCCTACTGCCGCAGTGGCCCTTTTTTTCCCCTTCTTCTCCGGGTGCATGATCGGCGACATGGGGTACGGGGTGCTGATTCTCCTTCTCTCTCTCAGGCTGAAGAAGGCGAAGCGTCCCCTGTTACGGGACATCGGCTCCATTCTCATCGCTGTTTCACTCTGGAGCGTTGTCTGGGGGGCAGCCTGGGGCGAATTCTTCGGCGACGCGGGGCACAGGCTCTTCCACCTTGAACCCTTGTGGTTGGAGCGTTCGGTGAGCGTTCTCCCTGTGGTGGTCTTTACTGTGGCCCTCGGGGCGGCCCACGTCTTTTTCGGGCTTCTCCTGGGAATATACCAGGGAATCAGGAACAGACACCGTCATGTCTGGATGGAAAAAGCGGGGAACCTTGTAGTGCTCCTTGCCCTTGTGGCCGGGCTCACAGCCCTGAGGGGGAAGCTGCCCGGGGGAATCTTCACCGTGCCCCTTTCCCTCCTTGTCATCGGGCTTGCCCTTCTCATCAGGGGCGGAGGTATCGGCGGCATCATCGAGACCCTGGGGAGCATCGGCAATATCATCAGTTACGTCAGAATCGCGGCCATCGGCCTTTCTTCCGCCATCCTGGCCATCGTGGCCTCGAAGTTTCTCGATGTCTTCGGTTTGTCCGTCTTCGGCATCTTTCTGGCCCTCATGATTCATCTTCTGAATTTCGTGCTGGCCATCGGCGGCTCCGGCCTCCATTCGGCCAGGCTTCACTACGTGGAGTTCTTCAGCAAGTTTTATTCCGGAACAGGGAAAGAATACATACCATTTCAGCGAAGGAGCGGATCCTCGTGGAAAAAGCACTCATAG
- a CDS encoding ATPase: protein MEKALIALAAALAVGIPAVATAYAQAKIGSAGAGTVAEKPETGGTIIILEAIPETMVILGFVVAIMLILQFA from the coding sequence GTGGAAAAAGCACTCATAGCCCTTGCAGCGGCTCTCGCGGTCGGAATTCCTGCCGTTGCCACAGCCTACGCCCAGGCAAAAATCGGAAGCGCCGGCGCCGGAACCGTGGCTGAAAAACCGGAGACAGGAGGTACCATCATCATTCTTGAAGCCATTCCCGAGACCATGGTCATCCTCGGCTTCGTGGTGGCCATCATGCTCATTCTCCAGTTCGCCTGA
- a CDS encoding CBS domain-containing protein has product MKTAAKDLMNFDLTSVMEDDLVHDAIHILYSHNLQGIPVLDEDWNLVGFLSESDVLKKAVPTYLEVLARSSFLEDEEDLLLSRFRSFGNKRVGEFMNRNPIFVEPETSLMAVADLMIRKSVKRLPVVEDGKLAGMISREAFCEFLMEESGTPSAEKD; this is encoded by the coding sequence GTGAAGACCGCGGCAAAGGACCTCATGAACTTTGATCTCACGTCGGTCATGGAGGACGATCTGGTGCATGACGCCATTCACATCCTCTACAGCCATAACCTTCAGGGTATTCCCGTCCTCGACGAGGACTGGAACCTCGTGGGATTCCTGTCGGAAAGCGATGTTCTCAAAAAGGCCGTTCCCACCTACCTCGAGGTGCTCGCCCGTTCTTCCTTCCTCGAGGACGAGGAGGACCTCCTTCTTTCGAGGTTTCGCTCCTTCGGAAACAAGAGGGTCGGGGAGTTCATGAACCGGAACCCCATTTTCGTGGAACCCGAGACGAGCCTCATGGCGGTGGCTGACCTGATGATCAGGAAGTCGGTGAAGCGGCTTCCCGTGGTGGAAGACGGAAAGCTCGCGGGCATGATCAGCCGCGAGGCTTTTTGTGAGTTTCTCATGGAAGAAAGTGGGACCCCCAGTGCTGAAAAAGACTAA
- a CDS encoding riboflavin synthase, translating into MFTGLVETVGTVVSLRPAGMCTVISFRASLFAGKLVPGQSVAVCGACLTVTALEGDIFSADVMPETLKKTKLRSLRPGARVNLERALRADGRLDGHIVTGHIDGVAPVREISRGPDGFLLTFTLGRETEPLVVPRGSVAVDGVSLTVAGLAGASCTVGLIPATLEATTLGDIRPGDEVNIETDILGKYVRRLLETGAFTNKNTGASSLSPESLREAGWI; encoded by the coding sequence ATGTTCACCGGCCTTGTAGAAACGGTGGGAACGGTGGTGTCTCTAAGACCAGCCGGAATGTGCACCGTCATCTCTTTCCGGGCTTCCCTGTTCGCAGGAAAGCTGGTTCCCGGCCAGTCCGTGGCCGTATGCGGCGCCTGCCTGACGGTCACGGCCCTTGAGGGGGATATCTTTTCGGCGGATGTGATGCCGGAGACGCTGAAAAAGACGAAACTCCGGTCGCTCCGCCCCGGCGCGCGGGTGAACCTGGAACGGGCCCTCCGGGCGGACGGCAGGCTTGACGGCCATATCGTCACCGGCCATATCGACGGGGTGGCCCCGGTCCGGGAGATTTCCAGGGGGCCGGACGGGTTTCTGCTTACCTTTACCCTGGGGAGGGAGACGGAGCCCCTGGTGGTTCCCAGGGGCTCCGTGGCGGTGGACGGGGTAAGCCTGACGGTTGCCGGGCTGGCAGGCGCATCCTGTACCGTGGGGCTGATTCCGGCCACTCTGGAGGCCACAACTCTCGGAGACATCCGCCCCGGCGACGAAGTGAACATCGAAACGGACATCCTCGGCAAGTATGTCCGGAGGCTTCTTGAAACGGGGGCCTTCACCAACAAAAATACAGGCGCTTCTTCCCTGTCCCCGGAGTCTCTCCGGGAAGCCGGGTGGATCTAG
- the ribD gene encoding bifunctional diaminohydroxyphosphoribosylaminopyrimidine deaminase/5-amino-6-(5-phosphoribosylamino)uracil reductase RibD — MGLTRRKIDEYFMRRALSLALRGTGRTSPNPLVGCVVVRDGLVLAEGFHSRCGEDHAERAALGRVADAAGAELYVNLEPCSHYGRTPPCAPLIVERGVSRVVVGMSDPDERVSGRGLDILRTAGVAVETGVLEEECRWVNRGFIRRTTLGRPWVTVKGAVSLDGGMALESGESRWITGPDARAAAHRLRSEHDAILVGAGTVAADDPELTVRHTCGESPMRIALDSRLSILPEAKIFAPGTMVFTSEEAPDEKRAAAEAAGIDVVAVPSGPAGLSLAHVLSVLAARGVNSLLVEGGPSVIASFFREGLADGVALFLSPRIMGRNRPFSGSLAFESMDETIRITGASVKAVGNDFLLEGVAECSPAL, encoded by the coding sequence GTGGGACTGACCCGGAGAAAAATTGACGAGTACTTCATGAGAAGAGCCCTGAGCCTTGCTCTCAGGGGAACGGGACGAACATCCCCCAACCCCCTGGTGGGCTGCGTGGTGGTTCGGGACGGCCTGGTGCTGGCGGAGGGTTTCCACTCCCGCTGCGGCGAGGATCATGCCGAGCGGGCGGCCCTGGGCAGAGTAGCCGATGCCGCCGGGGCGGAGCTTTACGTGAACCTGGAGCCCTGTTCCCATTACGGAAGAACTCCCCCTTGCGCCCCCCTGATCGTCGAACGGGGCGTTTCCCGTGTGGTCGTCGGAATGTCGGATCCTGACGAAAGGGTCAGCGGCAGGGGGCTGGACATCCTCCGCACGGCGGGCGTAGCTGTGGAGACCGGGGTTCTTGAGGAGGAGTGCCGGTGGGTCAACCGGGGCTTCATCCGGAGGACGACCCTCGGCAGGCCCTGGGTGACTGTGAAGGGAGCGGTGAGCCTGGACGGGGGCATGGCCCTCGAAAGCGGCGAGAGCAGGTGGATCACCGGCCCGGATGCCAGGGCGGCAGCCCACCGCCTGCGGTCGGAGCACGACGCGATCCTCGTGGGGGCCGGTACCGTGGCCGCCGACGATCCCGAGCTGACGGTAAGACATACTTGCGGAGAGTCGCCGATGAGAATAGCATTGGATTCCCGGCTTTCCATTCTCCCGGAGGCGAAGATCTTCGCTCCGGGGACGATGGTGTTTACCTCGGAGGAGGCTCCCGACGAGAAGCGGGCAGCGGCCGAGGCGGCCGGAATTGACGTGGTCGCCGTTCCTTCCGGGCCCGCCGGGCTGTCCCTTGCCCATGTCCTGTCCGTCCTTGCGGCACGGGGAGTGAATTCCCTTCTCGTGGAAGGGGGTCCATCGGTTATCGCTTCCTTTTTCCGGGAGGGGCTTGCGGACGGGGTGGCACTCTTCCTTTCACCCCGGATCATGGGGAGGAACCGCCCTTTTTCCGGTTCCCTGGCTTTTGAGTCCATGGACGAAACTATCCGGATCACAGGGGCATCGGTGAAGGCCGTGGGGAATGATTTTCTGCTGGAGGGGGTGGCCGAATGTTCACCGGCCTTGTAG